A part of bacterium genomic DNA contains:
- a CDS encoding 30S ribosomal protein S3: MGQKVNPFGMRVGVIETWRSRWFGTSQDTARYLHEDRKIRDYVKSKLHTAGIPNIEIERAAAKVKINIYSAKPGLVIGKKGKDIEELRGKLRALVQRDVSLNIIEARKADMNAQLVAEAAAFQLSRRVNFRRAMKDAVGRALRAGAEGIKVSVSGRLNGADIARTEQYKEGRIPLHTLRAEIDYGTAEAKTTYGILGIKVWIFKGEKFEEGEQVPLEAMQL; this comes from the coding sequence ATGGGACAGAAAGTTAATCCTTTCGGAATGCGGGTTGGAGTTATTGAGACTTGGAGGTCGCGTTGGTTTGGGACTTCACAGGATACCGCAAGATATCTTCATGAGGATCGAAAAATTCGAGATTATGTGAAGTCAAAACTTCACACAGCAGGCATACCAAATATTGAAATTGAGCGGGCCGCTGCGAAGGTGAAGATCAATATTTACTCTGCGAAGCCAGGACTGGTGATTGGTAAGAAGGGGAAAGATATTGAAGAGCTCCGGGGTAAGCTGAGAGCTCTCGTTCAGCGAGATGTTAGCCTGAATATCATAGAGGCGCGTAAAGCTGATATGAATGCTCAGCTTGTGGCAGAGGCGGCTGCGTTCCAGTTGTCTCGACGAGTAAACTTCAGAAGAGCGATGAAGGATGCTGTAGGGCGAGCGTTAAGAGCTGGTGCTGAAGGTATCAAGGTCAGTGTGAGCGGTCGATTGAACGGCGCCGACATCGCAAGAACCGAGCAGTACAAGGAAGGACGGATTCCTTTGCATACTCTGCGAGCCGAAATTGATTACGGGACTGCTGAGGCCAAGACAACGTATGGCATTCTCGGAATTAAAGTCTGGATCTTTAAGGGTGAAAAGTTTGAAGAGGGTGAGCAAGTCCCTCTAGAAGCAATGCAACTATGA
- a CDS encoding 50S ribosomal protein L16 translates to MQQPKKPKYRKQMKRVRHLRGTETRGTSLSFGDFGLKALDAGWISARQIEAGRVAMTRYAKRGGKVWIRIFPDKPLTSKPAETRMGKGKGAPDKWVASVRAGRIMYEITGVERETARRALELAASKMPVRCTIVERTRTLI, encoded by the coding sequence ATGCAACAGCCGAAGAAGCCTAAATATCGAAAGCAGATGAAGCGGGTGCGACACCTTCGCGGTACGGAGACCCGAGGAACAAGTCTGAGCTTTGGTGATTTTGGACTAAAAGCTCTTGATGCTGGCTGGATCAGCGCCCGCCAAATTGAGGCGGGACGTGTGGCAATGACTCGCTATGCGAAGAGAGGTGGGAAAGTTTGGATTCGGATTTTTCCTGACAAGCCTTTGACCTCAAAGCCGGCTGAAACCCGAATGGGGAAAGGAAAGGGAGCACCTGACAAATGGGTGGCTTCTGTACGAGCTGGAAGAATCATGTATGAGATAACTGGAGTAGAGCGAGAAACAGCGCGTCGTGCACTGGAGCTCGCAGCATCGAAGATGCCGGTGCGTTGTACAATTGTAGAGAGAACAAGGACTCTTATCTAG
- a CDS encoding 50S ribosomal protein L29 yields MAIICGGYHFLSVMSARQEREEEREALMKTRDYLKGIRELTEEGLREKIRSLSEERMKLRFRAASGQLNETHRIGEVRRELARAKTVYSEKFE; encoded by the coding sequence GTGGCTATCATTTGCGGTGGCTATCATTTTCTGTCGGTGATGAGTGCGAGGCAAGAGAGAGAAGAGGAAAGAGAGGCTCTGATGAAAACGAGAGATTATCTGAAGGGAATACGAGAACTCACAGAAGAGGGGTTGCGGGAGAAGATTCGTAGCCTGTCCGAAGAGCGAATGAAGTTACGGTTTCGGGCCGCTTCAGGGCAACTCAACGAGACTCATCGTATCGGTGAGGTGCGACGGGAGTTAGCGCGGGCAAAGACGGTATATTCGGAAAAGTTTGAATAG
- a CDS encoding 30S ribosomal protein S17, with translation MESQELNELIEAATKPRDKQRGLPKTREGVVVSDKMEKTLVVSTVRLMKHPTFKKYVRVTKKFHVHDERNEAKIGDRVQIVETRPLSKTKRWRLLKVIQKAV, from the coding sequence ATGGAGTCACAAGAGTTAAACGAACTGATAGAAGCGGCAACCAAGCCAAGAGACAAGCAGAGAGGCCTGCCGAAGACTCGGGAAGGTGTGGTGGTAAGCGATAAAATGGAGAAGACGCTGGTCGTATCAACTGTGCGTCTGATGAAGCACCCAACCTTTAAGAAGTATGTTCGGGTAACAAAGAAGTTTCACGTTCATGATGAGCGTAATGAAGCGAAGATTGGCGATCGGGTTCAGATTGTTGAAACACGGCCATTAAGCAAGACGAAGCGTTGGCGCTTGCTCAAGGTTATTCAAAAGGCGGTGTAA
- a CDS encoding 50S ribosomal protein L14: MIQPKSILNVADNSGARKVSCIKVLGGSKRRYAAIGDIIVVAVKDAMANSKIAKGSIQKAVIVRTTKETQREDGSTIRFDDNSAVLINAQKDPIGTRIFGPVARELRGKRFMKIVSLAPEVL, encoded by the coding sequence ATGATTCAGCCAAAGTCGATTTTAAATGTGGCGGATAACTCTGGAGCGAGAAAGGTCTCGTGCATTAAGGTGCTTGGTGGCTCCAAGCGGCGTTACGCCGCTATTGGAGACATTATTGTAGTAGCGGTTAAGGATGCCATGGCAAATTCGAAAATTGCCAAGGGGTCTATTCAGAAAGCGGTTATCGTCCGCACTACAAAGGAGACTCAAAGAGAGGATGGATCAACGATTCGCTTTGATGACAACAGTGCGGTTCTGATTAACGCTCAAAAGGATCCAATTGGAACTCGAATTTTTGGACCTGTGGCGCGTGAGCTTCGCGGTAAGCGTTTCATGAAGATCGTATCGTTAGCCCCAGAGGTTCTGTAA
- the rplX gene encoding 50S ribosomal protein L24, producing the protein MNKKETTLKRGDKVMVIAGGNKTKRPNKGQVGQILSFQGADRVIVEGVNLVTKHKRATKPGEESTKMQIPAAIHVSNVMFYSEKLKKPVRLKKKMLEDGQKVRGFIHPESGEFEQI; encoded by the coding sequence ATGAATAAAAAAGAGACGACATTGAAACGGGGCGATAAGGTCATGGTCATCGCTGGCGGTAATAAGACGAAGCGTCCAAACAAGGGCCAGGTGGGTCAGATTCTCTCATTTCAGGGTGCTGATCGCGTTATCGTGGAGGGGGTGAACCTCGTCACGAAACATAAGCGAGCAACGAAGCCAGGGGAAGAGTCAACGAAGATGCAGATTCCAGCGGCTATTCATGTGTCGAACGTGATGTTCTATTCAGAGAAGTTGAAGAAGCCTGTGCGACTCAAGAAAAAGATGCTTGAGGATGGCCAGAAAGTAAGAGGATTTATTCATCCGGAAAGTGGGGAGTTCGAGCAGATTTAG
- a CDS encoding 50S ribosomal protein L5, which produces MKRAKERYSEEAAPKLKEEFGYKSVMQVPRLEKVVINCGVGEAVANSKAIENVVYAVTQISGQKPVVTKAKKSIASFKLREGMPIGVKVTLRGARMYDFVDRLISIALPRVRDFRGTPIKGFDGRGNYTLGIKEQIVFPEVNLDKLDKIRGMDITFVTTANSNEEGKALLTHLGMPFRKKAA; this is translated from the coding sequence ATGAAAAGGGCGAAAGAAAGATACAGCGAGGAAGCAGCTCCAAAACTGAAGGAAGAGTTCGGATATAAGTCCGTCATGCAGGTGCCGCGCCTTGAAAAGGTAGTGATAAACTGCGGAGTTGGTGAGGCGGTCGCAAACAGCAAGGCGATTGAGAATGTTGTGTACGCTGTAACTCAGATTTCAGGTCAAAAGCCAGTGGTGACAAAGGCAAAGAAATCAATAGCGAGCTTTAAGTTGCGTGAAGGGATGCCGATTGGTGTAAAGGTAACGCTTCGTGGTGCGCGGATGTATGACTTTGTTGACCGGCTCATTTCAATAGCGTTGCCGCGCGTGCGAGATTTTCGCGGGACTCCTATCAAAGGATTTGACGGTCGAGGGAACTATACACTCGGGATTAAGGAACAGATTGTTTTCCCAGAAGTAAATCTTGATAAGCTCGATAAGATTCGTGGTATGGATATAACGTTTGTAACAACGGCAAACTCGAATGAGGAAGGGAAGGCACTGCTCACTCACCTCGGAATGCCGTTCCGGAAGAAAGCAGCATAA
- a CDS encoding type Z 30S ribosomal protein S14, whose translation MAKTSLLVKCSRKPKFSVRGYTRCQVCGRPRSVYKKFKLCRICFREHAHRGLIPGVTKSSW comes from the coding sequence GTGGCAAAGACAAGTTTATTAGTGAAGTGTAGTCGGAAACCCAAGTTTTCAGTTCGTGGGTATACGCGATGTCAGGTGTGTGGACGACCTCGGTCTGTCTATAAGAAATTTAAGTTGTGTCGCATTTGCTTTCGGGAGCACGCTCACCGCGGGCTGATACCAGGTGTAACGAAGAGCAGCTGGTAG
- a CDS encoding 30S ribosomal protein S8, which yields MLTDLLADLLTRIRNAQQAGHPLVRVRSSKMSRAFLDVLKEEGFIDSYEVKKDSAGKFDELEVVLKYHQSGEPAIVDCQRVSRSGRRWYRGSSELPRVEHGLGLAVISTSQGLMADRKARQENIGGEVLAYIR from the coding sequence ATGTTAACAGACCTACTTGCAGATTTACTAACGAGAATTCGTAACGCACAACAAGCGGGGCATCCGTTGGTTCGCGTCCGGAGTTCAAAAATGTCTCGGGCTTTCCTTGATGTTCTCAAAGAGGAGGGCTTCATTGATTCGTATGAAGTGAAGAAAGATTCGGCTGGTAAGTTCGATGAGCTTGAGGTCGTCCTGAAGTACCATCAGAGTGGCGAGCCAGCGATTGTTGATTGTCAGCGCGTCAGTAGGTCTGGTCGACGTTGGTATCGTGGTAGCTCTGAGCTTCCGCGGGTTGAGCATGGATTAGGCCTGGCAGTGATTTCAACATCGCAAGGGTTGATGGCTGATCGTAAGGCGCGACAAGAGAATATCGGTGGAGAGGTACTGGCATATATTCGGTAA
- a CDS encoding 50S ribosomal protein L6 has product MSRVGKQPVSLPSGVKANINENQIEIEGPKGKLALPLLPLVKVDIEEGQIIFSGETGSRQSKANWGTLRSRVSNSIVGVTTGWSKNLELQGVGFTAALKGSTVTLATGYSHKTDVEIPSGVTVKVEKQSISLESCDRELVGRVAAQLRDVCPPEPYLGKGVRYANEHVRRKAGKTGAK; this is encoded by the coding sequence ATGTCACGGGTAGGGAAACAACCAGTATCGCTTCCTTCGGGAGTTAAAGCGAACATAAACGAGAATCAGATCGAGATCGAAGGACCCAAGGGAAAGCTTGCATTGCCGCTATTGCCTTTGGTGAAGGTTGATATCGAAGAGGGACAGATAATCTTTAGTGGTGAGACAGGCTCGCGTCAGTCGAAGGCAAATTGGGGCACATTGCGGTCTCGAGTGAGCAATTCGATTGTTGGAGTAACCACAGGGTGGTCGAAGAATCTGGAGCTACAGGGCGTTGGTTTTACGGCTGCATTGAAGGGCAGTACTGTGACACTGGCTACTGGTTATTCGCATAAGACGGATGTTGAGATTCCAAGTGGAGTTACCGTTAAAGTTGAAAAACAAAGCATCAGTCTTGAATCGTGTGATCGTGAGCTCGTTGGACGAGTAGCTGCACAATTACGAGACGTTTGTCCGCCAGAGCCGTATCTGGGAAAAGGAGTGCGTTACGCCAATGAGCATGTAAGGCGGAAGGCTGGAAAGACAGGGGCGAAGTAA
- a CDS encoding 50S ribosomal protein L18, translating into MNKLKKKAEARKRRKFRIRTRLMGTAEKPRLSVFRSDKYTYVQVVSDETGKTLVSASTKDANVAGRASSIEDPREGASVSPKSVRAAKGLGMVVAEKCIEKGIKKLVFDRNGFLYHGRVKAIADGLREGGLQV; encoded by the coding sequence ATGAATAAGCTGAAGAAGAAGGCAGAAGCGAGAAAAAGACGGAAGTTTCGGATTAGAACCCGTCTAATGGGAACAGCCGAAAAGCCGAGGTTGAGTGTATTTAGGAGCGACAAGTACACCTACGTGCAAGTAGTTTCGGATGAAACGGGCAAAACGCTGGTCAGCGCATCGACGAAAGACGCGAACGTTGCAGGACGGGCGAGTTCTATCGAAGATCCCCGTGAGGGCGCATCAGTAAGTCCAAAGAGTGTTCGGGCAGCAAAGGGACTAGGAATGGTCGTTGCTGAGAAGTGCATCGAAAAAGGTATTAAGAAATTGGTATTTGACCGGAACGGATTTCTTTACCACGGAAGGGTGAAGGCTATTGCAGATGGACTTCGCGAAGGAGGACTGCAGGTCTAA
- a CDS encoding 30S ribosomal protein S5, whose translation MRFKELVHARRVAAEQCGELTDKTVAINRVAKVVKGGRRFSFSALVVTGDGQGHVGFGLGKANEVPDAIRKASEAARKSLVKIPLRGATIPHDIVGKFGPATVVLKPAQPGTGVIAGSVVRSIVEAAGIADIRTKCIGSNRAQNVIQSTIDGLLRLKDPEAVARFRGVSLEELQYAPY comes from the coding sequence ATGCGATTTAAGGAATTAGTTCACGCCAGAAGAGTAGCGGCAGAGCAGTGTGGAGAGCTGACTGATAAAACAGTAGCGATCAACCGAGTAGCAAAAGTGGTAAAAGGTGGTAGGCGATTTAGCTTTAGTGCCTTGGTAGTTACTGGTGATGGTCAGGGGCATGTTGGCTTTGGTCTTGGTAAGGCAAATGAAGTGCCTGACGCAATTCGTAAAGCCTCTGAAGCAGCGAGGAAATCTCTCGTTAAAATTCCACTTCGAGGCGCGACAATCCCTCACGATATTGTAGGGAAGTTTGGGCCAGCTACGGTAGTTCTGAAGCCTGCTCAGCCAGGTACCGGGGTTATCGCAGGGTCGGTTGTACGTTCTATCGTGGAAGCGGCAGGGATTGCAGATATTAGAACGAAGTGTATTGGCTCTAATCGGGCTCAGAATGTGATTCAATCTACTATTGATGGGCTACTGCGGTTGAAAGATCCGGAGGCGGTGGCTCGATTCAGAGGGGTGTCCTTGGAGGAGCTTCAGTACGCACCATACTAA
- a CDS encoding 50S ribosomal protein L30 yields the protein MKEEIKYEGKIRVKQTRSACQRTQRAKDTLAALGLGRIGKVQELAFNPAVAGMVKKVRHLVSVEKI from the coding sequence ATGAAAGAAGAGATCAAGTACGAAGGAAAAATCAGGGTAAAGCAGACGCGCAGTGCATGCCAGCGAACCCAGCGGGCGAAAGATACCTTAGCAGCTCTGGGGCTTGGAAGAATTGGTAAGGTTCAGGAGTTAGCATTTAATCCAGCGGTAGCCGGAATGGTGAAGAAAGTTCGTCACCTTGTTTCTGTTGAAAAGATTTAA
- a CDS encoding 50S ribosomal protein L15 translates to MALENLSPTKGSRHRRKRIGRGESSGWGKTAGRGNKGQLSRSGGKVPAYFEGGQMPLYRRVGKIGFRSPKQFMGLNRYALVSLSFLDQFEDGTEVTTELLKTKGIKISPKTQAGVKILANGEIAKKLTVKVEAVTASAREKIEKAGGTVELIAKAVPAKSSASKE, encoded by the coding sequence TTGGCGCTTGAGAACTTGAGTCCAACAAAGGGTTCTCGTCACCGGAGAAAACGGATTGGTCGAGGAGAATCATCAGGTTGGGGAAAGACTGCGGGAAGAGGCAATAAAGGGCAACTCTCTCGCTCTGGAGGAAAAGTCCCTGCCTACTTTGAGGGGGGTCAGATGCCTCTCTATCGTAGAGTAGGAAAAATTGGCTTTCGCTCCCCGAAGCAGTTTATGGGTCTTAACCGATACGCACTGGTATCTCTCTCATTCCTTGATCAGTTCGAAGATGGCACTGAAGTTACAACCGAACTTCTCAAGACGAAGGGGATAAAAATCAGTCCAAAGACACAAGCTGGTGTGAAAATCTTAGCAAACGGTGAGATCGCGAAGAAGCTGACAGTCAAGGTTGAAGCGGTTACTGCCTCTGCACGCGAAAAAATTGAGAAAGCGGGCGGAACAGTTGAGCTGATAGCGAAGGCAGTGCCAGCAAAGAGTAGTGCCAGCAAAGAGTAG
- the secY gene encoding preprotein translocase subunit SecY produces MVGGLGNVGKIPELRNRIFFTLLMLAVYRLGVYVSTPGIDVAQLRSLFDMQDGTLFGMINTFSGGSFERFSIFTLGIMPYISVSIIVQILTPAIPALDALKKEGESGRRILTRYTRQGTILLALAQSFFIAMGLESQGLALEPGLTFRLSTMITLTAGTAFVMWLGEQITEKGIGNGISIVIFAGIIAQMPQVLAATIALAQTGEIEPLSVIVLLAFCVATVAVIVFVERSHRKIPIQYPRRMVGNQMTQSQTQYMPLKVNMAGVIPPIFASAFLVVPATVGSVSGSELVQDLVAYLTPGTWSYTLVFTALIMLFTFFYVPIIFNPEEVSENLKKNGGFIPTVRPGKPTEEFLFRVLNRLTLWGALYITGICIIPQLVYFSFGVESFAYVFGGTAVLIVVAVTLDTASQIESFVVSRNYESFMNRSTKKRGGAGSTSYTRNRLLRR; encoded by the coding sequence ATGGTCGGTGGTCTTGGAAACGTAGGGAAAATCCCAGAGCTTCGGAATAGAATATTTTTTACGCTGCTCATGTTGGCCGTTTATCGGCTTGGTGTGTATGTGTCGACTCCGGGGATTGATGTCGCACAGTTGCGTAGCCTTTTTGATATGCAAGACGGAACGTTATTCGGAATGATTAATACTTTTTCCGGTGGTTCGTTTGAGCGATTTTCGATCTTCACACTTGGCATTATGCCCTACATTAGTGTGTCTATTATTGTGCAAATTCTTACCCCCGCGATCCCGGCTCTTGATGCTCTTAAGAAAGAGGGGGAGTCGGGCAGAAGAATTTTAACGCGGTACACCCGGCAGGGAACGATATTACTCGCGCTAGCACAGTCATTTTTTATCGCCATGGGGCTTGAGTCTCAGGGGCTTGCACTAGAGCCAGGGCTGACCTTTCGTTTATCGACCATGATTACTCTTACTGCAGGAACAGCCTTCGTTATGTGGCTCGGCGAACAAATTACCGAGAAAGGGATAGGAAACGGGATCAGCATAGTTATATTTGCGGGGATCATTGCACAAATGCCTCAGGTCTTGGCGGCCACTATTGCATTGGCGCAGACTGGGGAAATTGAACCACTATCGGTAATTGTGCTGCTCGCATTCTGTGTTGCAACTGTTGCAGTCATCGTTTTTGTCGAGCGATCACATCGAAAAATCCCAATTCAATATCCTCGCCGCATGGTTGGGAATCAAATGACGCAGAGTCAAACCCAGTATATGCCGCTGAAAGTGAATATGGCGGGGGTAATTCCACCAATTTTTGCCTCAGCCTTTCTCGTTGTTCCAGCGACGGTGGGTTCTGTCAGTGGATCTGAGCTTGTTCAGGACCTCGTTGCTTATCTGACTCCAGGCACGTGGAGCTATACATTAGTCTTCACTGCGCTAATCATGTTGTTTACCTTCTTTTATGTTCCGATCATCTTCAATCCAGAAGAGGTTTCTGAAAATTTGAAGAAGAACGGGGGATTTATTCCTACTGTGCGTCCAGGAAAGCCTACCGAGGAGTTCCTGTTCCGTGTTTTAAATCGTTTGACTCTTTGGGGTGCGCTCTACATTACTGGGATTTGTATCATCCCCCAGCTGGTTTACTTTTCTTTTGGAGTAGAGTCGTTTGCGTATGTTTTTGGGGGCACAGCGGTGCTTATTGTTGTTGCTGTTACTCTCGATACCGCTTCACAGATAGAGTCGTTTGTTGTTTCAAGAAACTACGAGTCATTTATGAATAGGAGTACCAAAAAGAGGGGAGGCGCAGGCTCTACGAGCTACACTCGTAACCGACTATTGCGACGCTAA
- a CDS encoding adenylate kinase codes for MKRMIILGPPGAGKGTQSILLCAALEVPHISTGDILRQAVAEGTELGLKAKEYMDAGQLVPDKLVIDLTKERLSQEDCAGGFLLDGFPRTLAQAQSLDVMLEALEAPITDVVDLRVEEAVLLDRIKGRASAGSGRTDDSVEVAAERLKVYWAQTAPVSGYYRDSGRYRDVDGLGSVEEVSQRIMSAIKN; via the coding sequence ATGAAACGTATGATCATATTGGGGCCACCGGGAGCAGGTAAGGGAACCCAGAGCATTTTACTGTGTGCTGCGCTTGAAGTGCCGCATATTTCAACAGGAGATATCCTGCGCCAGGCGGTGGCAGAGGGAACAGAGCTGGGATTAAAGGCGAAAGAGTATATGGATGCCGGGCAATTGGTCCCAGATAAATTGGTGATTGACCTTACAAAAGAGCGACTCTCGCAGGAAGACTGTGCGGGTGGTTTTCTCCTCGACGGCTTTCCTCGAACATTGGCTCAAGCGCAGTCTCTGGATGTTATGTTAGAGGCGCTAGAGGCTCCGATTACAGATGTAGTAGATCTCCGGGTCGAGGAAGCTGTTTTGCTGGATCGCATCAAAGGAAGAGCCTCTGCTGGGTCTGGCAGGACTGATGATAGTGTGGAGGTCGCAGCTGAGAGGTTAAAGGTGTACTGGGCGCAGACAGCGCCGGTGAGTGGCTATTATCGCGACTCGGGACGATATCGAGATGTTGATGGGCTTGGCTCAGTCGAAGAAGTCTCGCAGAGAATCATGAGCGCCATTAAAAACTAA
- a CDS encoding 50S ribosomal protein L36, which yields MKVRASVKQICSYCRVVRRKGKVYVICSRSPKHKQRQG from the coding sequence GTGAAGGTAAGGGCATCAGTAAAACAAATTTGCTCGTATTGCAGAGTTGTGAGGCGGAAAGGGAAGGTGTACGTCATTTGCAGTCGTTCGCCGAAACATAAGCAGCGCCAAGGGTAA
- a CDS encoding 30S ribosomal protein S13 produces the protein MARIAGVDLPRNKRVLRALTYIYGIGISKSTQILERAGIDPNTRSDVLTADQVASIRSILEKEEKVEGDLRRERQMAVKRLMDLGCYRGLRHRRGLPVRGQRTKTNARTRKGPVKMQVAGKKKATKK, from the coding sequence ATGGCAAGAATTGCAGGAGTAGACTTACCAAGGAATAAGCGAGTTCTAAGAGCGCTGACATATATTTATGGAATCGGCATCTCGAAGTCCACTCAAATCCTAGAGCGGGCTGGCATTGATCCAAATACTCGGTCTGATGTTCTTACGGCAGATCAGGTAGCGAGTATACGAAGTATCCTTGAGAAAGAAGAGAAGGTAGAGGGAGATCTCAGACGCGAACGCCAGATGGCAGTGAAGCGTTTGATGGATCTTGGATGCTATCGTGGTCTGCGACATCGTCGTGGATTGCCTGTGAGAGGACAACGCACTAAAACGAACGCCAGAACTCGGAAGGGACCTGTAAAGATGCAGGTGGCTGGTAAGAAGAAGGCAACGAAGAAGTAG
- a CDS encoding 30S ribosomal protein S11, which translates to MAQAKGSAGSSRKKKTKKNVPNGVVHIQATFNNTVVSITDPTGNVVAWSSSGCNGFKGSRKSTPFAAQVAAEQAALKARDVGMRSVSVLVKGPGAGRESALRAIASAGLNISVIKDVTPIPHNGCRPRKSRRV; encoded by the coding sequence ATGGCACAAGCAAAAGGTTCCGCAGGATCATCTCGAAAAAAGAAAACGAAGAAGAACGTACCGAACGGAGTCGTTCACATTCAAGCAACTTTTAACAATACGGTTGTGAGCATTACCGACCCAACGGGGAATGTTGTTGCTTGGTCAAGTTCTGGTTGTAACGGATTTAAAGGCTCGAGAAAGTCTACCCCGTTTGCAGCTCAGGTAGCAGCAGAACAGGCTGCGCTGAAGGCAAGGGATGTTGGAATGCGTTCGGTTAGTGTGTTGGTGAAAGGACCAGGAGCAGGACGAGAGTCTGCTTTGCGTGCAATAGCATCAGCTGGACTGAATATTTCTGTTATCAAGGATGTGACGCCGATCCCACACAATGGGTGTCGTCCACGAAAAAGTCGTCGAGTGTAG
- a CDS encoding 30S ribosomal protein S4, whose translation MAKYTGPVCRLCRREGEKLFLKGERCYTSKCTVERREGGPGQHGKGRQQFSDYKVQLRAKQKVRRSYGVLEKKFRDYFKVAAKSKGVTGTELLQQLETRLDNIVYRLGFGTSRAHARQVVNHGHIVVNGKRVDIPSFKVRVGDVVEVREKSKKDLSIGAAVALGESRSIPEWLNLDREQFRGTVVALPTREQMPQSYQEQLIVELYSK comes from the coding sequence ATGGCGAAGTATACGGGACCTGTTTGTCGGTTATGCCGAAGAGAGGGAGAGAAGTTGTTCTTAAAGGGAGAGCGGTGTTACACGAGCAAGTGCACCGTCGAACGGCGCGAAGGTGGTCCGGGGCAACACGGGAAAGGTCGACAACAGTTTTCTGATTATAAAGTGCAGCTTCGCGCTAAGCAGAAAGTCCGTCGTTCTTACGGAGTGCTTGAGAAGAAGTTCCGGGACTACTTTAAGGTAGCAGCAAAGTCGAAGGGCGTGACTGGGACGGAGTTGTTGCAGCAGCTTGAGACGCGTCTTGACAATATTGTCTATCGCCTCGGATTTGGGACATCACGGGCTCACGCTCGTCAGGTAGTAAATCATGGCCATATCGTAGTGAACGGGAAGCGAGTGGATATTCCTTCATTTAAGGTGCGTGTCGGAGACGTGGTTGAGGTTCGTGAGAAGTCGAAGAAGGATTTAAGCATTGGTGCCGCGGTAGCACTGGGTGAGAGCCGTTCAATCCCTGAATGGCTTAATCTTGATCGGGAGCAGTTTCGCGGAACGGTAGTTGCGTTGCCAACGCGCGAGCAAATGCCTCAATCGTACCAAGAGCAGTTAATAGTGGAGCTTTACTCCAAGTAA